A DNA window from Porites lutea chromosome 6, jaPorLute2.1, whole genome shotgun sequence contains the following coding sequences:
- the LOC140941034 gene encoding splicing factor 3B subunit 5-like, which yields MTDRYNIHSQLEHLQSKYVGTGHSDTTKFEWLVNQHRDSAASYIGHYNLLDYFALVENESRARTKFNLLEKMLQPCGTPPHRPDQD from the exons ATG ACAGACAGATACAACATTCACAGTCAACTGGAACATC TTCAGTCAAAGTATGTTGGAACTGGGCACTCAGACACAACAAAATT TGAGTGGCTAGTCAATCAACACAGAGACAGTGCAGCATCCTACATTGGCCACTACAATCTACTGGATTACTTTGCCTTAGTAGAAAATGAATCAAGGGCTAGAACAAAGTTTAACCTTTTAGAG AAAATGCTGCAACCCTGTGGCACACCACCACACAGACCTGATCAAGATTAG